One window from the genome of Pyxicephalus adspersus chromosome 6, UCB_Pads_2.0, whole genome shotgun sequence encodes:
- the PLBD2 gene encoding putative phospholipase B-like 2, with the protein MTRKMAAWLLLLLVSVPSAVRGETSEVSVILNPNTGNLSTVPGRREDAVAWAVLNDTIQNNGWAILEVQSNAKYNDSMQAYAAGVAEAAVSQRLIYMHWMNTMFGYCGPYKYQTPYCERLRSYLVANLAWMQEQIELNQDQEYWYHVRLALLQLKGLEDSYNEVISFPEKTFKLNPFGFLLFQLGGDLEDLEAAMNKSDTKRKLGSGSCSALIKLLPGNKELLVSHVTWNTYQSMLRIIKKYTFPFRRNPNGGPVIPGSVQTFSSYPGAIFSGDDFYILSSGLVSLETTIGNSNPDLWKYITPKNSVLEWLRNIVANRLSTVGQEWADIFGKFNSGTYNNQWMVVDYKKFRPGETEVPTGLLTILEQLPGLMTYADKSDLLYQTSYWPSYNVPYFDIIFNTSGQPELVKKFGDWFSYSKTPRAQIFKRNHTLVEDLPSMMRLMRYNNFLNDPLSLCPSCIPKPNGENAISARSDLNQANGTYPFGAMRQRQHGGTDMKVTSFDFAKKHMMFAVNGPTWDQVPPFQWSTSPFSNLMHMGHPDLWKFDPILIRWD; encoded by the exons ATGACCAGGAAGATGGCGGCATGGTTGTTATTGCTTCTCGTCTCGGTGCCCTCGGCCGTCAGAGGGGAGACCTCGGAGGTGTCGGTCATCCTGAACCCGAACACGGGGAACCTCAGCACCGTACCCGGGAGAAGGGAAGACGCCGTGGCCTGGGCTGTACTGAATGACACCATCCAGAACAACGG gtGGGCCATTCTAGAGGTACAGAGCAATGCTAAATATAATGACAGCATGCAGGCATATGCCGCGGGGGTGGCGGAGGCTGCGGTTTCTCAGCGA CTTATCTACATGCACTGGATGAATACAATGTTTGGTTACTGTGGTCCTTATAAATACCAAACACCGTACTGTGAACGTCTGAGGAGTTATCTCGTGGCCAACTTAGCTTGGATGCAGGAGCAAATTGAATTGAATCAAGACCAGGAATACTGGTATCAT GTTCGACTTGCATTGCTTCAGCTGAAAGGACTAGAAGACAGCTACAATGAAGTAATTTCCTTTCCTGAGAAAACATTTAAACTGAATCCCTTTGggttttt GCTTTTCCAGCTTGGTGGAGACCTAGAAGATCTTGAAGCTGCTATGAATAAGTCTGATACTAAGAGAAAGTTGGGCTCGGGGTCTTGCTCAGCGCTTATCAAACTTCTGCCTGGCAATAAGGAGCTCCTGGTGTCCCATGTTACCTGGAATACTTACCAGTCCATGTTGCGGATAATCAAGAAATATACATTTCCTTTTCGTAGGAACCCCAATG GGGGTCCTGTGATACCAGGATCTGTGCAGACATTCTCATCCTACCCAGGCGCAATCTTCTCCGGTGATGATTTCTACATTCTGAGCAGTGGTCTA GTTAGCCTGGAAACCACCATTGGGAATAGTAATCCAGATTTGTGGAAGTATATCACGCCTAAAAATTCTGTTCTGGAGTGGCTGCGAAATATTGTAGCAAACAGGCTGTCAACAGTAGGCCAGGAGTGGGCTGATATTTTTGGCAAGTTTAATAGTGGAAC GTACAACAACCAGTGGATGGTGGTTGACTACAAAAAGTTCAGACCAGGTGAAACAGAGGTGCCTACTGGACTTCTAACTATTCTAGAGCAACTCCC gggactAATGACTTATGCTGATAAATCTGATCTCCTATACCAGACCTCATACTGGCCCAGTTACAATGTTCC GTACTTcgatattatatttaatacaagTGGCCAGCCTGAGCTTGTGAAAAAATTTGGTGACTGGTTCAGTTATTCCAAAACTCCCAGGGCTCAGATTTTCAAGAGGAATCACACTCTTGTGGAGGATCTGCCATCAATGATGAGGCTCATGAG atACAATAACTTCCTTAATGATCCTCTGTCACTGTGCCCAAGTTGTATACCAAAACCAAATGGGGAGAATGCAATTTCTGCCCGCTCCGATCTCAATCAAGCCAATGGAACTTACCCTTTTGGAGCCATGCGCCAGCGACAGCATGGAGGCACTGACATGAAG GTTACCAGCTTTGATTTTGCAAAGAAACATATGATGTTTGCAGTTAATGGTCCTACATGGGATCAGGTGCCTCCTTTCCAATGGAGCACTTCTCCCTTCAGTAACCTCATGCATATGGGTCATCCTGACCTCTGGAAATTTGATCCCATCCTCATCAGATGGGACTAA